One region of Synechococcus elongatus PCC 11801 genomic DNA includes:
- the pcrA gene encoding DNA helicase PcrA gives MSSDFLSQLNTSQRRAVEHYSGPLLVVAGAGSGKTRALTFRIAHLLRQHRVDPENILAVTFTNKAAKEMKERLERLFAQQLAELQYGQPFTTLREIEQTQLRSRVYREVTKDLWIGTFHAVCARILRFDIDKYCDPNGRRWTKQFSIFDENDVQGLIKEIVGNQLNLDTKRFEPKSVRYTISSAKNNGWSPDEFERQQPNYRGRVIGEVYRRYLDQLAANNALDFDDLLLIPVQLFRQNEQVLAYWHQRFRHVLVDEYQDTNRTQYDLIRLLTTNGAETRDFDQWQHRSVFVVGDADQSIYSFRAADFTILMGFQDDFGDRLPDDDTRTMVKLEENYRSTENILQAANELIRNNTERIDKVLRPTRGSGEAIACYRADDEIAEAEYVVQQIRQLEQQNPELNWGDFAILYRTNAQSRAFEESLVRWNVPYTVIGGLRFYDRREVKDILAYLRAIANPFDAVSLLRVVNVPKRGVGKTTIGRLVDAAQELNVPLWEILRDAETVQNLAGRSARGLLEFATLIQQFQNQADELRPSELIRQLLEQSGYIAELQRSGTDEDEDRRRNLEELVNAAIQYEEENDDPSLIGFLGTASLASDADSKEANQQVSLMTLHASKGLEFPVVFLVGLEQGLFPSFRSLDDPRAVEEERRLCYVGITRAQERLFLTHASARRLWGGGREPAIPSNFLSELPAELIVGQSPRSRHQPIPSISPQATTERRTSLRDRVAANAATVAQSQQPARQWQVGDRLQHRQFGVGRVTRIFGAGDRQSIVVQFSGATGQRILDPRLAPIEPLG, from the coding sequence ATGTCCAGCGACTTCCTTAGCCAGCTCAATACTTCTCAACGTCGAGCCGTCGAACACTACAGCGGTCCGCTGCTGGTGGTTGCCGGGGCTGGGTCTGGCAAAACCCGGGCACTGACCTTTCGGATTGCCCATCTGCTGCGGCAGCATCGCGTCGATCCAGAAAATATTTTGGCGGTGACCTTCACCAACAAAGCCGCAAAGGAAATGAAGGAGCGGCTGGAACGGCTGTTCGCGCAACAACTGGCGGAATTGCAGTATGGCCAACCCTTCACAACGCTACGGGAGATTGAGCAAACCCAACTGCGATCGCGCGTCTATCGCGAAGTCACAAAAGATTTGTGGATTGGTACATTTCACGCAGTTTGTGCGCGGATTCTTCGCTTTGATATCGACAAGTATTGTGATCCGAATGGCCGTCGTTGGACGAAGCAGTTCTCAATCTTTGATGAAAATGATGTCCAAGGCTTAATCAAAGAGATTGTTGGTAATCAACTCAATCTAGACACCAAGAGATTTGAACCGAAGTCTGTTCGCTACACGATTAGCTCAGCAAAGAACAATGGTTGGTCACCCGATGAATTTGAACGACAGCAGCCGAACTATCGCGGCCGTGTGATCGGGGAAGTTTATCGCCGCTACTTAGATCAGCTCGCTGCCAATAATGCTCTTGACTTCGATGATTTATTGCTGATTCCAGTTCAACTCTTTCGACAAAATGAGCAAGTTCTAGCCTACTGGCACCAACGCTTTCGCCATGTTTTGGTTGATGAGTATCAAGACACCAACCGCACCCAGTACGACTTAATTCGACTGCTGACGACCAACGGTGCTGAAACAAGAGATTTCGATCAGTGGCAGCATCGCTCAGTCTTCGTGGTCGGGGACGCTGATCAATCGATCTATTCCTTCCGTGCGGCTGACTTCACGATTCTGATGGGCTTTCAGGATGACTTTGGCGATCGCCTGCCGGATGATGACACCCGCACGATGGTCAAACTCGAAGAGAACTATCGTTCGACTGAAAACATTCTTCAGGCTGCCAATGAGCTAATTCGCAACAATACTGAGCGAATCGATAAGGTTTTGCGACCCACCCGAGGCAGTGGTGAAGCGATCGCCTGCTATCGGGCCGATGATGAAATTGCGGAAGCCGAATATGTGGTTCAGCAAATTCGTCAGCTTGAGCAACAGAATCCTGAATTAAATTGGGGCGACTTTGCGATTCTCTACCGCACTAATGCTCAATCACGAGCCTTTGAGGAGTCATTAGTCCGTTGGAATGTTCCCTACACCGTGATCGGGGGCTTGCGCTTCTACGATCGCCGCGAAGTCAAAGATATCTTGGCTTATCTAAGGGCGATCGCTAATCCCTTTGATGCGGTTAGCCTGCTACGAGTTGTCAACGTTCCCAAACGGGGCGTCGGCAAAACTACCATTGGTCGACTCGTTGATGCTGCGCAGGAGTTAAATGTCCCTCTCTGGGAAATTTTGCGCGATGCAGAAACAGTGCAAAACCTCGCAGGGCGATCAGCTAGAGGGTTACTTGAATTCGCAACTTTAATTCAGCAGTTTCAAAACCAAGCCGATGAACTCCGACCTTCTGAACTGATTCGCCAACTCTTAGAACAATCGGGCTATATTGCTGAGCTCCAACGCAGTGGCACTGATGAAGATGAAGATCGTCGCCGCAACTTGGAAGAGTTAGTCAATGCAGCGATTCAATATGAAGAAGAAAACGACGATCCCAGTCTGATTGGCTTTCTGGGAACAGCTTCACTAGCTTCAGATGCCGACAGCAAAGAGGCGAATCAGCAAGTCTCTTTGATGACACTTCACGCCTCGAAAGGGCTGGAGTTCCCTGTTGTCTTCCTAGTTGGTTTAGAACAGGGACTCTTCCCTAGTTTCCGCTCACTCGACGATCCGCGCGCTGTCGAAGAAGAGCGACGCCTCTGCTATGTCGGGATCACTCGCGCTCAAGAGCGACTGTTTTTGACCCATGCCAGTGCTCGTCGGCTTTGGGGTGGCGGCCGCGAACCTGCAATTCCCTCCAATTTTTTGAGCGAGTTGCCGGCTGAACTGATTGTTGGTCAGTCGCCGCGTAGTCGCCACCAACCCATTCCCAGCATCAGCCCCCAAGCCACGACTGAACGACGCACGAGTTTGCGCGATCGCGTCGCAGCAAATGCCGCCACAGTTGCCCAGTCACAACAGCCTGCTCGCCAGTGGCAAGTGGGCGATCGCCTCCAACATCGTCAGTTTGGCGTTGGTCGCGTCACCCGAATTTTTGGGGCGGGCGATCGCCAGTCGATTGTGGTTCAGTTCAGTGGTGCAACGGGGCAGCGCATTCTGGATCCGCGCTTAGCACCGATTGAACCGCTCGGCTAA
- a CDS encoding Fur family transcriptional regulator has translation MSAVTVSSLTAVRAAALRKALEQVGYRLTPQRYWIAEIFEELAQGEHLSALDLQHCLRDRQQPLSKSTVYRSLDNFCQAGWLRCITLDRKQRCYELNREGIHHHLTCLHCQAVTEFFDDRIVQLSQGISARHGFQLLNGQLLIAGICPACRNLAPAY, from the coding sequence ATGTCAGCAGTGACCGTTTCCTCACTCACAGCCGTCCGGGCAGCCGCACTGCGCAAGGCCCTAGAGCAGGTGGGCTATCGCCTCACGCCGCAGCGCTACTGGATTGCTGAAATCTTTGAGGAACTGGCTCAGGGCGAACATCTCAGTGCCCTCGATTTGCAACACTGTCTTCGCGATCGCCAGCAACCCTTATCAAAATCAACGGTTTACCGCAGTCTCGACAACTTCTGCCAAGCTGGGTGGCTCCGCTGCATTACCCTCGATCGCAAACAGCGTTGCTATGAGCTGAATCGCGAGGGCATTCATCACCACCTCACCTGCCTCCATTGCCAGGCGGTGACTGAGTTTTTTGACGATCGCATTGTCCAGCTCAGCCAAGGCATTAGCGCTCGCCACGGCTTTCAATTACTGAATGGTCAGCTGCTGATTGCTGGCATTTGCCCCGCTTGTCGCAACTTAGCGCCTGCTTATTGA
- a CDS encoding Dps family protein, which yields MTNTGLVQSFSQIEPNVLGLETSVTSQICEGLNRALASFQLLYLQYQKHHFTVQGAEFYSLHEFFEESYGAVKDHAHDLGERLNGLGSVPVAHPLKLVELSCFAIEDDGVFNCRTMLEHDLAAEQAILTLLRRLTAQAESLGDRATRYLLEGILLKSEERAYHIAHFLAPDSLKLA from the coding sequence ATGACAAACACAGGTTTGGTGCAATCTTTTAGCCAAATTGAGCCCAATGTCTTGGGTCTGGAAACGTCGGTAACGAGTCAGATTTGTGAAGGCCTGAACCGTGCCTTGGCCAGTTTTCAACTGCTTTATTTGCAGTATCAAAAGCACCACTTCACGGTGCAAGGTGCTGAGTTTTACTCGCTCCATGAGTTTTTTGAAGAAAGCTATGGTGCGGTGAAAGATCATGCTCACGACTTGGGTGAACGCTTGAATGGCTTGGGCAGCGTTCCAGTTGCCCATCCGCTCAAGTTGGTTGAGCTGTCCTGTTTTGCGATCGAAGACGACGGCGTCTTTAATTGCCGGACGATGCTGGAGCATGACTTGGCAGCGGAGCAGGCCATTTTGACGTTGCTGCGGCGCTTGACAGCTCAAGCAGAAAGTTTGGGCGATCGCGCTACCCGCTACCTGCTGGAAGGAATCTTGCTGAAGTCCGAAGAACGGGCCTATCACATTGCTCACTTCTTGGCTCCTGACAGTCTCAAGCTCGCCTAA
- a CDS encoding Asr1405/Asl0597 family protein — protein sequence MDSRQPLYWIQLDLDSTTRWDCYHRCCELALDCYCTPCHPLRIQIETPLQAIQVWSICQWIQRDRPSLSSFLESCWQLPVYQEQQR from the coding sequence GTGGACTCTCGTCAGCCTTTGTACTGGATTCAACTCGATCTCGATAGCACGACTCGCTGGGACTGCTATCACCGCTGTTGTGAGTTAGCGCTTGACTGCTACTGCACTCCTTGTCATCCCCTGCGAATTCAGATCGAAACACCACTGCAAGCGATCCAAGTCTGGAGCATTTGCCAATGGATTCAACGCGATCGCCCTAGCCTATCCAGCTTTTTGGAGAGTTGTTGGCAACTACCGGTCTATCAGGAGCAACAACGATGA